In Brassica napus cultivar Da-Ae chromosome A3, Da-Ae, whole genome shotgun sequence, the sequence CTCTAGAGGTATCCAAATAGCTAACTCATTATTTGTTTTCTCCTTCTTCTACCATTGATGCTTGTGTGGCTAATCTTGCTTCTGACCTAATCATTAGGTAGCATATTCTAAATTACCGGATAACACTTTCAAGGTAAGGTTTTTGATGGCTGTAACTTAGAGCCTGGGggtgtgtatttttttttactcatcAATCTGGTTTTGGGATTATTTGCAGGATCTGAGGAGGAAACTACCAGTGACAAGAACGCTGTTCCCATGGCAGAACACTTTACAGTTCAGCCTAACCAGAGAGGTGGAGAAAGAACTTGGACTTGGCAAGTAACTCATCATCAAATCTCAAACCTCGTCTTTTCCATTTTGTTACAAAGGTTCTGTGAAGAGGAATAGTATCATTGATTATGTTTCTGTCGTGTCTGTGTATTTGTTCCTTCCTTTGGGGTTATGTACAATACAAACTGCATGCAAGTGTTGAATCATTGATATTCGTTATTGGAGTTCAAGAAATGATTGGTTATTTGGTTTGGAAATTCATGTGAAGGCAATGTACAACAAACTTGTTTTTACAAACCGCAAAATGGAAAAAGATTGTGTACAAACCGCGCATCTCTTCAAGGTACCAAACGTTCTGTGCAAATGCAatgaatatattgtttttttttaaattgcaaAAAGCTCCGATgccgggaatcgaacccgggtctccTGGGTGAAAGCCAGATATCCTAACCGCTGGACGACATCGGATTTGTTGTTAGAGTCAGTTGATGACTTTTCACATTTGtttggagatttttaaaaattattttggagGTTTCTATTAATGTTTTTAAGTGCGGTTAAGTGTTCTTAGAGTTGGAAAATATTTGAGTTTTAGTGTCTTTAATTGAAATCTATTGATGTTTAAGTGCTGTTGATACTACCTTTGTGAAAGATGTGAAGTATAATTAACACTAGAGAGATTATGAATGTGTGAAATAGCAGCTCGGTGAAAGATGTGAAGCCTAAGGGAATGAGAGACTCTAGTTCGCTCAGAAGTTGTTTGAtgacaagttttttttataattattaattaaactttatttggttatttatttccTCATCCCACCTCTTCTCCCTTTTGCTACTTTCTCCCCAAAACTCTCCTCCCCTTGTTCCGGCGATCTCTGTTTCCCTCCGATTAGGCTATTGCAATGGCAACCCCCATGGTAGAAGACACGTCGAGCTTCGAAGAGGATCAGCTCGCATCCATGTCCACAGAAGATATCATCAGAGCTACTCGCCTCCTCGACAACGAGATTCGAATCCTCAAGGTTCCTACCCATTACTCTCTCGATCTCTTTTTGCCTATAACTACATGATTGTGTTGGGTTCATCAATTGCTTAGAATTGGGATAAGGTCGTGCTGGTAtctgatttagggtttgagcTGATTGTAATCTGTGACCTTTAATTTGAGTTAATTGTAATACTATTATCTCAAAGTTTAGATTTTTAACACTACATTGTAAGCTGATACTGTTGAAGTTGATGATCTTTGTGTTTGAGGATACAGGAAGATGCACAAAGAACGAATCTTGAGTGtgattcttacaaggagaagaTAAAGGAGAACCAGGAGAAGATTAAACTCAACAAGCAGCTTCCTTACTTGGTTGGCAACATTGTTGAGGTACTCTCTACAAGTGTTTCTTTGCGTTATTTATACCATCTTCTGTTTGGAGTTGATGTATAACTGTTATGTTATTAGATCTTGGAGATGAATCCGGAAGATGATGCTGAGGAAGACGGTGCTAATATTGACCTTGACTCGCAACGGAAGGGGAAGTGTGTTGTTTTGAAAACCTCTACACGACAGGTGAGACTTAttcacatatataaatatattataacattttatgTTCCTCTTATTTCATTTCTGAGCAAATCCTTTTGATTGCAGACTATCTTTCTACCAGTTGTTGGCCTTGTGGACCCTGATAGCTTGAAGCCTGGGGACTTGGTTGGAGTTAATAAAGACAGTTACTTGATTTTGGATACCTTGCCGTCTGAGTATGACTCTAGAGTTAAAGCCATGGAGGTCGATGAGAAACCTACTGAAGATTACAATGACATTGGAGGACTGGAGAAGCaggttagttttttttcattGTGCTTGTGTGTTTGTTGCTGTATTGAATCTGACTTGAGTTGGTTTCCGGAACAGATCCAAGAGCTTGTAGAGGCTATTGTGCTTCCCATGACGCACAAGGAGCGTTTCGAGAAGCTTGGTGTACGTCCACCAAAGGGAGTGCTCTTGTATGGTCCTCCAGGGACTGGTAAAACTCTAATGGCTCGTGCTTGTGCAGCacagaccaatgccactttccTCAAATTGGCAGGCCCTCAATTGGTCCAGGTACCTTATATCTTAGTGCTACAATCAATACGTTTGGTTGAGGTTACGAATGGGTAATGATTCTGTGTCATATGCAGATGTTTATTGGAGACGGAGCAAAACTTGTGCGTGATGCCTTTCAACTAGCGAAAGAGAAAGCTCCATgcatcatcttcattgatgaaatCGATGCAATTGGTACAAAACGTTTTGATAGGTACAATGCTGATTCcagtttttttctattttggtaCTTCATCAGCAGCTCACTAGCTACATTCTTGGGCTGAGAGTGCAGTGAAGTAAGCGGAGACAGGGAAGTGCAAAGGACTATGTTGGAGCTGCTCAATCAGCTTGATGGATTCAGTAGCGATGAGCGTATTAAGGTAAGAGAGAGTTTTTCTCTATTCTAGACATTTAGCTATATGTGGTCTCACAAAGAAAGAGTAACAATCAAACGTCTCCAATATGTTTCAGGTGATTGCAGCAACTAACCGTGCAGATATTTTGGACCCAGCACTCATGCGTTCTGGTCGTCTAGACAGGAAGATTGAGTTCCCACATCCAACAGAAGAAGCTAGAGCCAGAATCTTGCAGGTTTGTCTCTCA encodes:
- the LOC111214163 gene encoding 26S proteasome regulatory subunit 6A homolog, with protein sequence MATPMVEDTSSFEEDQLASMSTEDIIRATRLLDNEIRILKEDAQRTNLECDSYKEKIKENQEKIKLNKQLPYLVGNIVEILEMNPEDDAEEDGANIDLDSQRKGKCVVLKTSTRQTIFLPVVGLVDPDSLKPGDLVGVNKDSYLILDTLPSEYDSRVKAMEVDEKPTEDYNDIGGLEKQIQELVEAIVLPMTHKERFEKLGVRPPKGVLLYGPPGTGKTLMARACAAQTNATFLKLAGPQLVQMFIGDGAKLVRDAFQLAKEKAPCIIFIDEIDAIGTKRFDSEVSGDREVQRTMLELLNQLDGFSSDERIKVIAATNRADILDPALMRSGRLDRKIEFPHPTEEARARILQIHSRKMNVHPDVNFEELARSTDDFNGAQLKAVCVEAGMLALRRDATEVNHEDFNEGIIQVQAKKKASLNYYA